In Actinoplanes lobatus, the DNA window TGCAGACCGGCCGCGGCGAGGAACTGCACGCCGCGCTGGCCGAGGCGATCGACGCGTCCGGCGAGCCGGCCGCCACCGATGTGGACGGTTCTGGGCGTACCCATGCGATCTGGCCGGTCGGCCCCGGCGAGTTGCAGGACCGGCTGCTCGCCCTGGCCGGCGGCGGCGAACTGGTGGTCGCCGACGGCAACCATCGCAGCCTGGCCGCGCAGACCGGCGGCCTGGAGCGCTTCCTGGCCGTGGTCACCACCCCGGCCTCGGTCTTCATCCAGCCCTACAACCGGCTGGTCAGCGAGCTGCCCGCGTCGCTCGACGAGCTGCGCGACAGGCTCCGCGAGGCCGGCGCGACGGTCACCGAGCTGCCGCGCGCCGCGCAGCTGCCGCCCAAGGGCACCATCGAGATGTACGTTGCCGGCCGCACCGTCGCCCTGGAGTTGCCCACCGACCCGGCCGGCACCACGGTGGAGAACCTGGACCACGCCCTCGTCGAGCGCGTCCTGCTGCGCGACTCGCTGGGCCTGGACCCGGGCGACAAGCGGATCTCCTACATCGGCGGCGACTACCCGGTCGAGTGGCTGCGCGGTGAGGTCGACGCCGGCCGTGCCGAGCTGGCCGTCCTGATCGCTCCGGTCACCGTGGAGGACTTCGTCGAGGTGAACCTGGAACGGCTCAAGCTGCCCCGCAAGAGCACCTGGTTCACCCCGAAGGCCCGCGGCGGCCTGGTTCTCGCCGAAATCCGCTGATGCTCCACCCGCAGGTCACGGCCGCCGCCGAGTTGAGGCGGCGGCCGTCTTCGGAGGAACTGGCCGCGGATCCGTACCAGCGTCTGCTCGGCGTGCGGGCGGCCATGGAGGAGTCGAACGAGGCGGAGAGCGGGCCGGCCCTGCCCCTGCCGGTGGTCGCCGACTTCGACGCCGACGGCGTGCCCTGCCGTCTCTACGCCACCCGGACCGGGACCCCGGTCCTGATCTACCTGCACGGCGGCGGCTGGTGCTACGGCAGCATCGAGACCGTCGACCGGTTCTGCCGCCGGGTCGCCGAGCGTTCCGGCTGCGCCGTGGTCTCGGTCGGCTACCGCCTCGCCCCGGAGCACGTCTTCCCGGCCGCCGTCGAGGACGCCGAGACGGTCGTGTCCTATCTGCGCCGCTCCGGCGCCGACCTGGGGCTCGACGTCTCCCGGCTGGCCATCGGCGGTGACAGCGCGGGCGGCCAGCTCGCCACCGTCGCCGCCCGCCGGCAGCGCGACGCGGCCACCCCACTCGACTTCCAGGTGCTCATCTACCCGGCCCTCGACCCGCTCACCTCCGCCGAGTCGTACGACGAGGTGGGGGAGTACGGCCTGGACCGGGCCTCGATGAAGCTGGCCTGGGAGACGTTCGTCCCCGATCCGGTGCGCCGGCTCACCCCGGACGTGGCGCCGCTCGCGGTCGCCGACCTGTCCGGGATGCCGCCCACCCTGCTGATCACCGCCGAGTACGACGCGCTGCGCGACGAGGGCGCCGACTACGCCGACGCGCTGATCGCCGCGGGCGTCCCGGTGGTGCACACCCGCTACATGGGTGTGAACCACGGCTTCGCCCGCAAACTGGCCACCATCGACGCCGCGCGGGCCGCGGCTGATCAGGTGGCGTCCGCCCTGCGTTCGGCCCTCACCTTCTGAAAGACTTCTGCCATGCGCCTCTACCTGGGTTCAGACCACGCCGGCTTCGAGCTGAAGAACCACCTCGTGAACCACCTGAACAAGCAGGGGCACGATGTGGTCGACGTCGGACCGCACGTTTACGACGCCGAGGACGACTACCCGGCGTTCTGTTTCCACACCGGTGTCAAGGTGGTCGCCGACTCCGGCTCGCTCGGTATCGTGATCGGCGGTTCGGGCAACGGTGAGCAGATCGCCGCGAACAAGGTCCCCGGCGTGCGCTCCGCGCTGGTCTGGAAGACCGAGATCGCCGAGCTGGCCCGGCAGCACAACGACAGCAACGTGATCGCCATCGGCGCCCGCCAGCACACCCTCGACGAGGCCACGGCGTTCGTCGAGGCGTTCATCGCGACGCCGTTCTCCGGCGACGCCCGGCACGCCCGCCGGATCGGCCAGCTCGCCGACT includes these proteins:
- a CDS encoding DUF1015 family protein, giving the protein MTVVHPISRAWITNGGTGAQNYDEFADDAEITDIIKANPHSALAVEMPHLAPESLGKSFLESLPDAVVRLQRDQAEEKYRQAEHVVVLYRITAPGEAPAYGLWSMVETGQISTSADEPGLVIRNEDVFISKVRERVALAEAVNTLLSPVLLLQTGRGEELHAALAEAIDASGEPAATDVDGSGRTHAIWPVGPGELQDRLLALAGGGELVVADGNHRSLAAQTGGLERFLAVVTTPASVFIQPYNRLVSELPASLDELRDRLREAGATVTELPRAAQLPPKGTIEMYVAGRTVALELPTDPAGTTVENLDHALVERVLLRDSLGLDPGDKRISYIGGDYPVEWLRGEVDAGRAELAVLIAPVTVEDFVEVNLERLKLPRKSTWFTPKARGGLVLAEIR
- a CDS encoding alpha/beta hydrolase, producing the protein MLHPQVTAAAELRRRPSSEELAADPYQRLLGVRAAMEESNEAESGPALPLPVVADFDADGVPCRLYATRTGTPVLIYLHGGGWCYGSIETVDRFCRRVAERSGCAVVSVGYRLAPEHVFPAAVEDAETVVSYLRRSGADLGLDVSRLAIGGDSAGGQLATVAARRQRDAATPLDFQVLIYPALDPLTSAESYDEVGEYGLDRASMKLAWETFVPDPVRRLTPDVAPLAVADLSGMPPTLLITAEYDALRDEGADYADALIAAGVPVVHTRYMGVNHGFARKLATIDAARAAADQVASALRSALTF
- a CDS encoding ribose-5-phosphate isomerase, translated to MRLYLGSDHAGFELKNHLVNHLNKQGHDVVDVGPHVYDAEDDYPAFCFHTGVKVVADSGSLGIVIGGSGNGEQIAANKVPGVRSALVWKTEIAELARQHNDSNVIAIGARQHTLDEATAFVEAFIATPFSGDARHARRIGQLADYEVARELPELPDSAAIA